One genomic window of Canis aureus isolate CA01 chromosome 15, VMU_Caureus_v.1.0, whole genome shotgun sequence includes the following:
- the LOC144284200 gene encoding transmembrane protein 229A-like, with protein MELTREGKSSPYALKNIKYTAPQPGPGPASGVWREALRLASGPGPGSALPGVPGPRAAGAARVTPGGGFSAPASPADAVPGGGRRGAAGLPRRDPAGLCAEGGAGGGPGEGGRGRAGGEHREAGKGVTARSPLQERAAEVAGRSGGGDGVRSGPRLHSSVGRAEGARARPAAPTRGSGCHRAAAGTELPALPRGPRRRSPAAPRTRRCGRGGAGGRGREAAASRPEPLSTAEAPAAGAALPAWSDSASTGRTGCPGRLARSPDLRRLGFSSPAAACCTRSPASPRRRSACRPRCPSASVFSSPASPSARVALQTPAARRCGSACAADRARRCGAAALGLRDCRTCWRSPAAQCSRSASCACGTGAARAAAPALAARAPAAPGAGGRLRPPRHRGRRGAPLGGCRTRSAFSSSERTAFGMRSSSLSWAGRRADQRPHVALVLLSVGQLQLRGGETLLPPALEPRLEHLEAVPVYVTFLYAWELCRGLGLRSCGACSWDYSHYPLNFMGLITLMYLPGWIFLSVYQDLLGVVPGSVHTNYLKEKKKSFESREPIRFIFTRLKRSGYFSLLIFIRFPKLF; from the exons AACATTAAATACACAGCACCGCAGCctgggcccggcccggcctctGGCGTGTGGCGCGAGGCCCTCCGCCTCGCCAGCGGGCCCGGCCCTGGTTCCGCGCTCCCGGGAGTGCCGGGCCCCCGCGCAGCCGGCGCAGCTCGGGTCACCCCTGGTGGGGGTTTCTCCGCTCCTGCCTCCCCCGCCGACGCCGTCCCAGGAGGAGGGCGGAGAGGCGCGGCCGGGCTTCCTCGCCGGGACCCCGCGGGCCTCTGCGCTGAGGGCGGAGCGGGAGGGGGGCCCGGCGAAGGCGGGAGAGGGCGAGCCGGAGGGGAGCACCGGGAGGCCGGGAAGGGCGTCACTGCTCGCTCTCCGCTTCAGGAGCGGGCGGCAGAGGTGGCGGGGcggagcggcggcggcgacggGGTTCGCAGCGGTCCTCGCCTCCACTCCTCCGTGGGCCGCGCGGAGGGAGCGCGGGCGCGGccggctgcacccacccgg GGCTCCGGCTGCCATCGGGCCGCGGCCGGGACGGAGCTCCCTGCGCTCCCCCGGGGGCCTCGGCGGCGCAGCCCCGCAGCTCCACGCACGCGGCGATGCGGGCGCGGaggggccggcgggcgggggcgcgaggCTGCCGCCAGCCGCCCGGAGCCGCTGTCCACTGCTGAAGCGCCGGCCGCCGGCGCCGCGCTGCCCGCCTGGAGCGACTCTGCTAGTACGGGACGCACGGGATGCCCGGGACGCCTCGCTCGCAGCCCGGACCTCCGCAGGCTGGGGTTCTCCTCGCCCGCCGCCGCCTGCTGCACTCGCTCACCCGCTTCGCCCCGGAGAAGGTCTGCCTGCCGGCCGCGCTGCCCCAGCGCCTCCGTCTTCAGTTCTCCGGCCTCCCCGTCGGCCCGCGTGGCGCTGCAGACCCCGGCGGCCAGGCGCTGCGGCTCGGCCTGCGCGGCGGACCGGGCGCGGCGGTGCGGGGCCGCTGCGCTGGGGCTGCGGGACTGCAGGACGTGCTGGCGCTCTCCCGCGGCCCAGTGCTCCCGAAGCGCTTCCTGCGCCTGCGGCACCGGGGCCGCCCGAGCAGCGGCCCCAGCCTTGGccgcgcgcgcccccgccgctCCGGGCGCAGGTGGCCGGCTACGACCGCCGAGGCACCGGGGGCGTCGGGGAGCCCCGCTCGGGGGCTGCCGGACCCGCTCCGCTTTCTCTTCTTCGGAACGCACGGCTTTTGGGATGAGATCCTCTTCACTTTCTTGGGCAGGCAGACGGGCCGACCAGCGGCCACACGTCGCTCTGGTCCTCCTTTCTGTAGGGCAGCTGCAGCTTCGTGGTGGAGAAACTCTACTTCCACCTGCACTGGAGCCGCGGCTGGAGCACCTGGAAGCGGTGCCGGTCTACGTGACCTTCCTCTACGCGTGGGAGCTGTGCCGGGGCCTGGGCCTCCGCTCGTGCGGCGCTTGCTCCTGGGACTATTCTCACTACCCACTGAATTTCATGGGCCTCATCACCCTGATGTATTTACCTGGTTGGATATTCCTTAGTGTGTACCAGGACCTACTTGGTGTTGTGCCGGGTTCAGTACATACCaactatctaaaagaaaaaaaaaagtcattcgaGTCCCGCGAACCAATTCGATTTATTTTTACACGTTTAAAACGGAGTGGTTATTttagccttttaatttttatacggTTTCCTAAGCTCTTCTAA